The Cyclopterus lumpus isolate fCycLum1 chromosome 3, fCycLum1.pri, whole genome shotgun sequence genome includes the window TATTAAGTATACTTACACTTTCAATCCATCTCTTACAAGAGTCTCTTATACCCTGTAAAATGGTTATTGTTGTATATACATAATACAATTGATTTATGTAAAAACATGATAGTACACATCTGGGGGAATAAGCCACACAGTGAATTTCAAAGTGTTGTCAGTTTCCACCTTCAACACATTTAAGAGCCTTTGATTGAATCAATCCACCCATGCTCTATTCTACGGCTGTGGGTATTTAAACTTTAGTGACGGTAGGCAGTAATGgctttcattttgtattttttttaaattttgagtgtgtgtgaatgtccgtgtgtgcgtgtgtgtcctaTCGTGAGCGAGCAGAGAAGCAGCGCATGTACTCTGTGATCCAGGGGTTGAATTCTGGTTGAACCAACTTTCTGTCCTTGTCCAGATCGGCAGACTTGGCTCTCCGGCGTTCAGTCGTCTGGGTCTGCATCTGGTGCTCCACCTCCCGCCTGACCTTAGCACGAAGAGCCGACTCATGGATCTACCGGGAAAATAAACGCCAAGATAAACTTGTCAGTTGCTGTCGTCACAACACATGTTACCAGGTGTAGCTCCTCAGAAAGAAAGAGTACCTCAGTAGTCGAAGCTGCAGGGCCAACATTGTGTGTCTTCCTGCTCGCCATGTCTGCTTCCTTCTCTCCTGACCCGTACAGAGCGAAAGGATGCCTGCGGTCTTTGCTGTCGTCCCTGGGCTGCTGTGTTGGCGCAGGCCTGACCCGCTGGGAGCGCCATATTTGCTTTGAGGATTTGGCGGCTTTACTCTGCTGTGGTCTGGTTCCTCCAGTGTCTCTCTCTACAAATAGAAAAGACCAACAGGTTAAAGCATCACCAAAATACATGATGAAACTGGTGAATAAAAATGTATCGACATAAATTCCTTGGAGAAAGATCATCTGCAAGAAACAAATCATTCTGTCAAGATTTATGAATGAATAGTGAGGCTGTCTTGGATCACTCTGCATATATCCAATTTGATATATTGTATGTTACTTGTTTAACAATGTGACGTTAGTATTGTTAATAGCACAACTTTGCTACATCTCTATATAAAAAGAGAGCATTTGGTGAAACTTCCATGACCTTTCATAGGTTTGTAATAAATCCCATGATcggttttattgtttattttgatcAGCTGTGACGCTCTTCCTGCACTAGGTGGCACTGTTGTGGTTTTCTTGGTTGTTTGTTGcggttgtttgttgtttgtttgttgctgaaTGGAGGGTGTCTATATTTGACATGTCATTTTGAGGTTTGCAAAATCATTGATGATTGATGCTTTCCATCTCCACATGGGGAAGTCAGCCTCTGTGTCATCACCCTACTACTCATCACATCTATGTTTGCTTGTTTCTTTCATGTTGACAATGAATCTGACTCCACCTCAGGACTTATGCACATTTACAAGGCACTGACGAATGCACACTAATCAAGGACAGTGCTTTTAATTACCTCGGTCTTGGTTGTGagcctgctcctctctctcctccggtGCTTCTGTCTCTCTGGCACCTTTAAGCTGAGAGCCTGAGAGGAGTGAATGCCATATGTTACAGATGAGCAGCTTGTAAACATCCCACTATGTTGCACAGTCCCTAAACCACACGTATGGCAGCTCATTGTTACCATGGACGGACACCTTGTCCTCCTTTGGAAGAGGAAGCCTGGATACAGACCCGGAGTCTCTGCTCAGCTGCTCCTGCTTTCGCTCCATCCTCGCCCCCTCACACTCCTCCAGCTGAACCTCCATCCCATCTCTGCTGGTCTCGGGCTGGACCTGGTTCTTACTGGGACGAGGGGGGCTTCTTCCTCCAGATTCTGAATCACTGTCGGTGCCACTCCAGAACCAGGGGTTGTGCGTGTGCTCCAGCAGCCTGCGGGTCAGCCTGTACTTCAGCATCTCCTCGTAACACTTCGTGTAGGTCTCCCATTTGGGGTCTTTGAACTTCTTCATGTACTCCGAGCGCATCCTCTTGGTCACCATCTTGAGCTGAAAGCCATCAACAAACAGACCGCGACGCTGTAAACATGCTCCACTTTCATGAAAAGCTCCCGTTGCTTCACACACATGACACGTCTGCGAGGTGTGTGATGTTAATTTACACGTGCAGTAACAATGTGTTATACGCAGAAGCAACAGCTACGACGTTTTCAGCATCCGCAGGTTTTTGAGCATCGACGTCACCGCCAGACATTTAAACCGTGGAGTTGAGAAAGTGTCAACCAATGGCGGAGCAGCTGGAGGCTCCCCGCGGCTACCAGACCCGCCTACTTCCTCTTCTAGCCGAGGATGGGCTCCTGCGGGGGGACTCGCAAGTCTAGTTTTGAGGAAGTCAATAACTCGGATGTGTACGTATGTGTTCAATCGGCGTTGCACTGTTGAAAATCGGCTGGAATTAAAATCGCCGTCACAACGTTAACAGCAGACATTATTAAACGCGATGACGTAGCGGTCGTTtcctcctctgattggcttcGGCGATCTAAACGACTGTTGAATATTCGGCCCAACCGTAACGGTTGTATTAAAACTCGTCCGGCTATAGATAACTGACAGGCTTACGGTTGTGCTACACATTCTCACAGATGTATTTCAGTATAAGCGTCACTGAAATGCGGCGTTGTTGTGTCCACAAGCTTTCAACATGCGCACATAAAATCGTCGTCATGGATTGTATCTCATCAACTCCGACACCGTAACAGGGTGTCAATATATTGGTTAAACGAAGTGCCCGTTGCTCCCCGTTATACCGTCATCATAACAGATGTGTCCGGGTTAATTATAGATGTGAGCCCATCAATATACAGCACCAATAATCGCATAATAGCGCTTGCAGATAATAGCCACGACGTCATACATCACTCCACAATCCGCCCCCACTCGGCCGTAACAGTGCACGGCTTGACAGCAGACATTCAGAGAGCGGTAGGCCTACGAGTCTAAATGCGTGGACAGTAAATATACTTACACCGGACTCGGGTTTCACGGAAGCGGAGCAGAACAGATGGCGTTCACGGCGCTGCTGTAATCTGTGCTGCGTCCCGTAGCTCCGCCCGCTTCAGGACgcttttaaaaagccaaacacACCCGCAACAGGTGGCCCGGACCGGGATGTCAGGAATATGTGGCGTTTATGAACGATTTTGCTgataattatttatattgtttggTAAAATATGATGAAAAGACGATTAGTTGTATTGTATTTAGACTCAATGCACAGCTTCGAGTAATAATATAGGTTAATTTAGTAACTTGTCGCTTGTTAAATCGGGCTGCACAGTGATAGGTCAATATTAATAATGTGCGCGCAGGGGGGCACAGGGTGTTGCGCGCCCAGCATACTCCATTGTGCTTTAAGGCCAGACGCAAACCCCACACCCAGTTAACCTAATGAGCTTATATGCATATAAGGGAAGGGCTGCGGGTCCGGTCTTGCCTAAAGATGGTCTGGGAGCCGGAGCTGCTCGGATGGTCGTGCAGGGCAGACAGCTCAACGGGATTCACAGCCGGGTGTCGGGTGTCCCGTGCTTCTGATCCGGGCGGTCTAAAGCGGAGCTGCCGCTCCTGCCCTGGCACATTCCTGGCAAGTCAAACTCCGACTGTCGGGACCTTTCAGGCGTCACCTTTCACTACCTCTGTCGCCCAGAAGCCC containing:
- the ccsapb gene encoding centriole, cilia and spindle-associated protein; this encodes MVTKRMRSEYMKKFKDPKWETYTKCYEEMLKYRLTRRLLEHTHNPWFWSGTDSDSESGGRSPPRPSKNQVQPETSRDGMEVQLEECEGARMERKQEQLSRDSGSVSRLPLPKEDKVSVHGSQLKGARETEAPEEREEQAHNQDRERDTGGTRPQQSKAAKSSKQIWRSQRVRPAPTQQPRDDSKDRRHPFALYGSGEKEADMASRKTHNVGPAASTTEIHESALRAKVRREVEHQMQTQTTERRRAKSADLDKDRKLVQPEFNPWITEYMRCFSARSR